The Apium graveolens cultivar Ventura chromosome 11, ASM990537v1, whole genome shotgun sequence genome has a window encoding:
- the LOC141697273 gene encoding exopolygalacturonase clone GBGA483-like, giving the protein MEMITLKPVQAFLCFLIWMSIITKSQGQSVVDAKQSGAKGDGVTDDSKALTSAWQKACSSPTPSKLVVPPGQYASGPMTFLGPCKAPITVEFQGNLKAPTDINQLKSQDGWIVFQQIDALTLNGGVFDGRGQVAWSENNCAQTGKCSNLPINIRFNKVTNSLVQGITSVDSKLFHMNILQCQNLTLSHITINAPAESLNTDGIHIGRSTGIKITDSDIKTGDDCISMGDGSQQVTIEKVRCGPGHGISVGSLGKYHDEQPVMGVFVRDCTFTNTMNGVRVKTWPASPNGICQDLHFENLQMNNVGTPILIDQQYCPYGQCQAQAPSKVKISQVSFKGIHGTSSTKVVTKIACSKGIPCQNVELSDINLQYQGKDGGGVSQCANVLPKMTGQIFPPPCTTTPS; this is encoded by the exons ATGGAGATGATTACATTAAAGCCTGTTCAAGCATTTTTATGTTTCCTAATCTGGATGTCAATAATTACAAAAAGCCAAGGTCAATCAGTTGTTGATGCAAAACAGAGTGGAGCAAAAGGTGATGGTGTCACGGATGATAGTAAG GCTCTTACAAGTGCTTGGCAGAAAGCATGTTCATCGCCAACTCCGAGTAAGCTAGTGGTTCCCCCAGGGCAATATGCTTCTGGGCCGATGACATTCCTCGGTCCCTGTAAAGCTCCCATTACAGTTGAGTTTCAAGGAAATTTGAAGGCTCCTACAGACATCAACCAGCTCAAATCACAGGACGGATGGATCGTTTTTCAACAAATCGATGCCTTGACGCTCAACGGTGGTGTCTTTGATGGTCGAGGCCAAGTTGCTTGGTCTGAAAATAATTGTGCCCAAACTGGCAAATGCAGCAATTTACCCATT AATATACGGTTCAACAAGGTGACCAATTCATTGGTGCAAGGCATAACTTCAGTGGACAGCAAATTGTTCCACATGAACATTCTACAATGCCAGAACTTGACTCTTAGCCATATAACCATAAATGCGCCAGCAGAGAGCCTCAACACAGATGGCATTCATATTGGTCGATCAACCGGGATAAAAATCACGGATTCCGACATTAAAACAGGAGATGATTGTATCTCCATGGGTGATGGAAGTCAGCAAGTGACTATAGAAAAGGTGAGATGTGGACCTGGCCATGGAATTAGTGTAGGAAGCTTAGGAAAGTACCATGATGAACAACCTGTCATGGGAGTTTTTGTCAGAGATTGTACATTTACAAACACGATGAACGGTGTTCGTGTCAAAACATGGCCGGCTTCTCCAAATGGCATCTGTCAGGACTTGCATTTTGAGAATTTACAAATGAATAATGTTGGCACCCCTATTTTGATAGATCAGCAGTATTGCCCATATGGTCAATGCCAAGCACAG GCTCCTTCAAAAGTTAAGATCAGCCAGGTGAGTTTCAAAGGAATCCACGGGACATCCTCGACAAAAGTTGTAACGAAGATTGCTTGCAGCAAAGGGATACCTTGCCAGAATGTGGAGTTGAGTGACATAAATTTGCAGTACCAGGGTAAAGATGGAGGTGGCGTCTCTCAATGTGCAAATGTTCTGCCAAAAATGACCGGCCAAATCTTCCCTCCCCCTTGTACAACAACACCGTCGTAA
- the LOC141697805 gene encoding uncharacterized protein LOC141697805 → MRRKSPRVADENMVGNNGNGAALPILAQNRTRQGRYGLTVICSIVRAPLLLLSCLSHPHINNADGVLVMSGELAHISDINHLMVSDSMRYAILM, encoded by the coding sequence ATGAGGCGTAAGAGTCCACGAGTAGCTGACGAGAACATGGTTGGCAACAATGGAAATGGTGCTGCTTTACCTATTTTAGCACAAAACAGAACGAGGCAAGGGCGGTATGGACTTACTGTTATATGTAGTATTGTTCGAGCTCCTCTCTTACTTTTGTCTTGTCTGTCTCATCCGCACATCAATAATGCTGATGGAGTTCTGGTGATGTCTGGAGAGTTGGCACACATATCTGATATAAATCATCTCATGGTTAGTGACAGCATGCGTTATGCTATTCTGATGTGA
- the LOC141697995 gene encoding uncharacterized protein LOC141697995 has product MATVEVVSATSAFHAEKVEDQVNTTTTEEAAATVEEVVAAPAPEAPEVEKETETATPTAVVSDVEAPTVEEVKATEEEVKVESSPEPEEIVTAVEEENKPKEEQVVPPVDQAPVETEPEAQLKAEAEPEDITEAEVAKEDGVAGTQVEVEKPTEEVEDKVEEAPAVVEVEEEIKKTEE; this is encoded by the exons ATGGCCACCGTCGAG GTTGTATCAGCAACATCAGCCTTCCATGCAGAGAAAGTTGAAGACCAGGTAAACACAACTACTACTGAAGAAGCTGCCGCGACTGTCGAGGAAGTAGTAGCAGCTCCAGCTCCAGAAGCACCAGAAGTGGAAAAAGAAACTGAGACTGCTACTCCTACAGCTGTTGTTTCAGATGTCGAGGCCCCGACAGTAGAGGAAGTCAAGGCAACTGAAGAGGAGGTCAAGGTTGAAAGTAGTCCAGAACCAGAAGAAATTGTAACAGCTGTGGAGGAAGAGAACAAGCCTAAAGAAGAACAAGTGGTGCCACCTGTTGATCAGGCGCCTGTAGAAACTGAACCCGAAGCTCAACTCAAAGCTGAAGCTGAACCTGAAGATATAACCGAAGCTGAAGTTGCGAAAGAAGATGGTGTTGCAGGTACTCAGGTCGAAGTGGAGAAACCTACAGAGGAAGTTGAAGACAAGGTTGAAGAAGCACCAGCAGTTGTTGAGGTGGAGGAGGAGATTAAAAAGACTGAAGAATAA